The DNA window AATTACCGGCCAGCCATGATTTATCCGTAACCGTGTCAAACCCGAGACCGAACAGTTTGTCGAAAAAACTCCAAAGCAGAATAAGGCCTAAAGTTATGCGTAGTATTCCCCAAACAGATTGCGCTTTAGTTTTTTCCATATTGAATTTTCCTTTCTATATTTTTTTACAAATGTTCATTAAAAAATGCCAGAGTGCGTTCCATAACCAAACCCCAGTCCGGTCCGAACTCGTGGTATTCGCCTTTGTACTCGTCTAATACTACATCCTTACCAGCGACCAAAAGCAGATCTCTTGTCTCGCGCGACCATTCTATCGGTACACTCTCGTCAGCCGTGCCGTGATGAATTAATACTGGATCATCGACAAGGTCAAAGTAAGTGCGTGATGAAAAGGCAGCAAAAGTTTCATGATCGCTCAAATCTCCTAATTCCTGCGTCAATATCTGAAGTTGTTCCTGATTATTGTCCGGTCTGCGCCACTTATTGAAATTATCCAGATAGTTTGTGCTGACCGGTGCGAACAAGACCACTGCGTCAACCATTTCCGGATTTGCCACCATTATATTCTGCGACACGCCTCCTCCCATAGAATGACCTAAAAGACCAACGCGATCTGCGTCAATATACGACAGCTCGGAATCGGCAACAGCCTTAATCGCGTTCAAAACATCTAGACTGTAATTATAATAACCCAAACCCTGCACCGAATACACGGAATCATCAAACGGGTCACCCAAAGCGTGACCGCGGTAGTCGGAATGAACAACTACATATCCGTTGCGCGCCAGATAATCCTGCTCGCGCTTTAAGCCCCGGCCGTTGGTATAGACCGCCGGGTCAATATAGCCATGATTCAGAAATAGTACTGGAAACGGACCATCTCCTTTCGGCACATTCATAATTCCGGAGACAGTCCGTCCATCGCTTTGATATGTAATGGTATAACGCGTATAACTGAAATTGTCAGATTGTACTACTCCCACTTCAAATTTACTGCCATCAAGCTCCGTATTCATAAGTTTCATAAGGGACTGGGAATGGTTTTCGTTTTTAACTGCTTGGCGACTTTCATCATTCGCTTCAGCCACAGTATTTGTATTTATTTCTGAAACTTTCGAATTCAAATTCGATTCTTGTCCATGTATAGGCGTGTTTGCGGGGAGCGTTTGATAATATTGATAGAAAATAAAAATAAGGAGACCAAGGGCTCCCACAATCGGAATGATTAGTGTTTTTCGCATAGGAGTTTTAACATAACATAAAAACGCAAAGACTGGAAATTTTTGCCAAAATTCCGCTAAGATAACAGTAACCATTGCGAGAAGCGGCATCAAAAAACACCGTGACGTAGCAATCCCACTACAATTTTTTTCGTTGGACTGGACAAAATATAAATATCATGTTATATATGATAGTCAGATTTCGCGCATTGCCGTGAATTCTGGCCTGTTAGATTGTAGGGCTCTTTGGCACTCTCTACTCACCCCGGCGGCCGTTTGGCTGCAACTACCAGAGGAAGACCGAAAGGATGGAACCTCACATGCGCACCCGCAAGACCGTTCTCTTTGCGCTCATCGTTCTTGCTCTCTGTGTGTTCGCCTACTTTGTTCCCGCCCAGTCCGCTGAGGACCACGGCACCTACCTCATCCTGGAGAAGCCCACTCTGACGCCGGAGGAGAATCTGATCCTCGACACCGCGCGGGAAGACCTCGCAGTGCTCGCTGAGCAGTCCGCGACCGCAAGGGAACTCCTCGAGTTCTACGATGCGCATGCTGTGCGTGCAAAGTTCATGGACAGTAACATGTTCGAGGTTCTGGAGGAGACGGAAAGCCCGCACGACTTCTACGTCGTGGCCAACCCCAATCCGATCGTGA is part of the Patescibacteria group bacterium genome and encodes:
- a CDS encoding alpha/beta fold hydrolase, which gives rise to MNSKVSEINTNTVAEANDESRQAVKNENHSQSLMKLMNTELDGSKFEVGVVQSDNFSYTRYTITYQSDGRTVSGIMNVPKGDGPFPVLFLNHGYIDPAVYTNGRGLKREQDYLARNGYVVVHSDYRGHALGDPFDDSVYSVQGLGYYNYSLDVLNAIKAVADSELSYIDADRVGLLGHSMGGGVSQNIMVANPEMVDAVVLFAPVSTNYLDNFNKWRRPDNNQEQLQILTQELGDLSDHETFAAFSSRTYFDLVDDPVLIHHGTADESVPIEWSRETRDLLLVAGKDVVLDEYKGEYHEFGPDWGLVMERTLAFFNEHL